The genome window CTCCTTCAAAcccacacatacaacacacagagaTTTAATGGTAAGTATAAAATACATTGACCAGATGTGCATTCACACAAATGCTACACAAAATTCCCCACAGTACGTACACACTCTAGATGCTCACCAGAATTTGGCATTCCATCAGTCAGTAAAATAATCATATCAACACTTCTGTCAGGGAGTCTCTTCGCCTGCCTGTCTTTGACCAGCATGCTCACAGCTCTCAACACTGGCATCATTGATATTGGTGGctacaagaaaaacacaaaacaaacgtAAGTATTCTTATCACGTAAGGAATAAAGATGACATTTGGAATACAAGCTAGATgtcacttgtttttctcttaacCTCCCATATCCCGCAGCTTGTGCACGTGCTTCATGGCTTCAGCCACATTGTCCTTGGTTGCTTTGCTAAGTGATTGTCTCCAAGGACTGACCATGTGATCGAACTCGATGAGGGCAAAGAAGTCCTCCTCATGGAGGTCTTTGAGGATCTCCAGCAGTGCCTCTCGCGTCTACAAAGAGTTACAAGTTCAGGGGTCACGTGCACATGGACATCAATATATTAGAACCACATCAACAGTCTGAGCATTCTCTCACCTGTGCAATCTTTTTTCCACTCATTGATCCGCTCCTGTCAATCACAAACACCACATTCTTTGGGACTCTGGGCAGGTCAGGGGGAGCGAAGAAGTGCACAAAGTATCCATTTACAATCTGAAGGGAAGAGATAAAGAACAGTAATATACAAGAAATAACACAATCGAATCACAgataaatacagtttttctttcaaaacataGCATCCAGACGAATGATATTAAAGTGACTCTGTGGTTCTACATCCAATGCAtagtgtaaatgtttgtttagcaGATACTGAGTGATGACAGCTGACCTGAATGTCCCCGAGGTTCTTTGCTCGGTTTACGTCATACTTGATGATAAAATCTCCATCAATGAGTGTTCCATCACAACTTGGACACGTCCTCTGCTGCTCCATAGTTGGTGAGAAAGAGATGTGTGCCTGACAAGGGGATGCATACACTCAGGTTAGCTCATTCTTAGTGCTTGTGCCcgaaatgttattttttattggAAATCATTTTGACAAACTTTGAAAGCCTGTTACACCATGTACCTTTTTCTCTGTGACAGTTTTCTCCACCAGGGGGAGCAAGTCATTGGAGAGGAAGGTTGCATGGACATCAATAAAAGCAATGCCCTGAGGCTCATAGATGTCTGCCACAATCtgtctccacacacacgcaaacagagacagagatcatTTTGTAAAGTGAAACACTGGTTTAGGATAAAAGAAATCACCAAGAGGCAGAATTTAATCATGAGCATGGATTCACCTGAAACTCATTGACCGGTGTTTTGGGTTTAACTCGGGTTAAAATCTCATATTGGCCCAGCTTCCTCTGAAGGAGCTCCTCGTAGGTCAGAACAAACGTCACATTACTTTTGGCCGCAACGTTGACAGACACTGAAAacttctccatctttctcccaGACACCCTGTAATAAAATACAGACATAACTGAGAGCTgctaaaaaaaaagggggataAATTTACAACAAGCTGTACaacaagcttttatttttgtgtttgaaaaactGGGTTTATGAATTTTTCATCTCCACCAACTCACTTGACCAGTCCAGCAGTCTGTCCAGAGGAAACAGCTTTTTCATACTGTTTCttagctttctctttctccttcacctctccAACATACACCTGACCTTCAATTTCCCTGCGAGGTGCAAAGATGGAGAACTGCATTAAGCAACCCAAAGTAAATTTACTGCACCATTAAGGAACATCTGTTTTAGAGCACAACTGTGAAAGGAAGCAGGGATAACTGTCATCTCATACACAGATGGTCATAACTCATGCAGGAATGTGGACTGAGCTTTAACTGACATGCTGAAGTTGGTGATGAAGGCGGTCTTGGGCAGCTCCACTTCGAAGAAGATTTCCTGGGAGGAGTTGGCTTTGTTCAGAGCCCTGGAGGTCATGACGGTGTGGGCGAAACGAGACGTCACCTTGCAGTCCACTGTCACACTGTGCACCTCCacctgagacagaaacaaatgatgagatggaaagacagaaacacaaatgaatatGGGAAGCCTGTCACAAGCACTTCACATAGAGCATATGGTGaattactgtattttcatgtctcttttctcttttttgttttttgcaacTGGGTCCCGCCCACACTGTGCTGTCCTGATTGGTGCCAAAGAAAATAATatcagcttgaaaaaaaaaaaaaaagtttaaaaagacattatgTCACTGATTCCACTTGGGGAGTGCTGTGATGAGGCTGTTTGGGCAGGGTCAATTTAGGTACTGTATGCTCTAAGCAGGGATAGTGTGggtgtttaaaaacaaaactctttttcagtttgtttagtTGTTTATCAGTacttatactttttttttttttttttttaaagtctgttgACCTTTGGTTGTACAGCCAATCAGTGAAGGACAGAAAAGCCTGACCCATGTTGTTTAGATCTCCTCAAGGATTCAAACAGCAGGATAAGAGTTGTTTTTGGGACCAACAAATCATGAAGAAATCAAATTGCTTCCTATAGGGCTGTTATATGTTTTCTCAAAACTGTAAAGATAATTACATATACTTTTTGTAAAGCCTCTTGATTTAATTTCTAGATTGTTTTCTTATACTTgtatatgcatttatttatgtatttattccaTATATAGTATTTAAGCTTATAGCCTTTTTAGTCATTAGTttggcttttttctttctccgctaatctgttgtgtgtgtgtgtgtgtgtgtgtgggtgtgtccaCTGATCTGGGTGGCAAGCTGCTGCTGCGAACAACTAACAAAAAAAGGTCTCATCTTACCTTGCCCTCATTTGCACTCcttttctgttaaaaaacaaacagatgacaTGATAAGGAGATGATATACTATTTAGATTTCAAAAATCCAAATATGAGACAGCACAAAACTGGCAATTTACGTATggtacttttaaaaaatatttatttatattatgttGAAGTTTAAGTCATGCAATTGCAATTCTGATATTTAACGACCAAAGGTTTGGTGAACACGTATAAACAGAGAGACACTAATTCATAATTGAAACATGAAGAAACTGTGAGCGTGTGAATGGTTTCTGCCCAATACCTGCAGTGATCTGGCAGCTCCTCTTGTCTCctgaaatacaaatacagcagCGTGAACTACATAGTGCAAGATATcagaacaaaaaacatgcacattgcCTTAACATTAAGTAACTCCTGAGAAAAAACTTGtgtcacacatatacacacaaagagGAGAAGTTAGGAGAAGTTAGTTAGGAGTGAAATGATGGTAAAACTGAACGGGCGCAAACTAAAACTGAATGAGCAGAGTTTGTGTCAAAGAGAGTATTCATAAGAGAGCAGGCTTGGCTAAATCAGGAACtaccagaagaaaaaaaaatgaatatgggCAAAATTAAACTCTAACTATAAACTAATGTGATTTCTAATTAAAATCAGTGTACAAAAAGGCCAGTTGTACGAGGTTACCTGTGGCGCTTCATGGCCCCCGGAGATGACCAGAGCCCCTCGGGCCAGGCTGGGCAGCCAGAGGCAGGCGCAgacccacagcagcagcagtcgaACACCCAGCACTCCAGACATGACCAAACTTCCACTGAACACTGGCTGACTTCACTGCTGAGAAAAATTCCCTCTGCCCAGAGGGAGggacaaaaaaatgtgtgtgtgtgtgtgtgtctgtgtatgtgtgttgtccTTCAGTATTGACCAACAGACCTGAGCTCAACGGGCAGGAAGCCCTAAGGTAGAAATGCTGATGCTTGTAAAGCTTAAAGAAAACGTCTGTGCTCAGGCTctgagtgtgtgactgtttgtAGGACTGACATAAACTTACACCTAATTAGATGTTGCCAACATGACAAGCTTGACACCCAGAGCCTCAAGACCAATGTACAAAAATCATATCATAAAAGCATCAATTAGTAacacacaaattattatttagAGCAGGAGATAATTCCTAATGTAATTACGACTCATTATGTCAGCCCATGTTGTTCCACACAATTTGCAATAATAAGTAAGTAAACAGTGTCTAGATATTTAAATAGATATGAGGCCAGTATGTGTATTCACAGTCTGTGGTGTGTAGCATTCAGTTAGAGCAAAATGTTTAGTTACACATGTATCAGAATGTCTTTACTGGTTGTTTAAGGTTTCTGAATGATgactaaatgtgaaaataaaacagttaatttGTACATGTATCAGATATGTTTGCTTAAATCTCCCCTCAGTTAGtgctttcttcctcctccagctggacTCTTTCACTCACTAGCCTGTGCTGCTTCACTTGAAGAGTGTGTTTACATCATTTCCCATTTGGGAGAAAACAGTGAACTACTGTAAGAAAACCAGAAAGACTCTCTTGTATGTTATTTAGTGAAacgatatatatatatatataaaaaagctGATCAGTGCTGAATGTGGCCCACATAAATGAATGATTCAGACTACTTGGACGTGATACTGGGCTACAGAAATAAACTTGACTACAGAGTGTTTTTGAAAGGGAATTTGTCCATTattacatacaaaacaaaaggtGACCAGACTCAGCATAGCTccacaaatgacaaaaacagagttAACTTAAACAAACAACTTTTGGCTGCGTATTTGTAGTGAAGCCTCTCTGAACTTTTGaacaaacaacattatttttctaCTTGGACAAGCTGGGCTGTACTCTGCACTCAAATCAGTGAGTCATTGTCATCAGTTGGCTACAGGGGTATGAAAATGTGAGCCAAAGATTCAGGTATTATATTCAGTACTTGTGTcatgacagagcagagcaggctATTAGAGACTTTGTTGTTTAACCAGGTTACTTGTTTGGTGTGTTGGCTGAAATATGTTAATCATCTCAGCCATGGCCAGGTTAACCCACTAAAGGGTCCCAGGGCAAAAATGTGCTGTGTGGCCCCACTGGCCCCCATTCATCTATATTGGTTAATGATAAGCACTTTGTGATAACTTGGTTAAGCAAAACAATGCACCATGTAAgcacaatatacagtatactgaaaCAATAAATGCCTTGATGCCTTTACTAAGCAAAGCCTTAAGGCAATTTAGTAGCACATATAGTAATAGACAAATTTGCACTcacttaaacctgcaataacaaACTGTTTGGCCTcttgggggcagtggaaacaagctgCTATCACAGGGTTGCACTTATATATTACACCTTTTAAACGGCAAACTTGTTAGCACAAAGCTGCCTATTTGCACATCTagcagaaacagagcaacattagtatTCATCTGGAATTGTGtctctggccacctgatgaatctaaaGGAGTGCAGACAGAAGGTGAAGCAGCCTTTTCACTTGCGTTCCCTCactccacagagctgagaggaacgAGTCAAGTGACAgttctgttttaatttgtcactgcCAGCAACCCCTACAACATACATGCAGTCTAGTTATTCATcgttaatataaaaaaaactgattatagcagctttaaatgaccattaaacacagaaattaataCATAGTAACTGCTTTGCCTGAGTAGTAATCCAGTCAGTCTCAGATTTCTCACTTgggttaaaaaaataatcaaatgttgACAAACCTTACTTTATTTACTGATgacttaataaataataatttgaaatcACAAGCACAAGTCAGGGATACAACCACTGTAAATGTAGAGACACAGTGAATAATAATCAAATTCGCATTCTCTTTTTAACACTGCCtttcaggtcaaaatttcaactTCAACTTAACTATACTTGATGAGGTTACCTGCCACAATTgctgtttatttgcatttggTGATTTGCCAAGTGTTCATTTCAAGCCCTAAATACACAGAATTATCCTCTTTTTGTAGTTTACTACTaagaaattaaagaaacaaacaaacaaacaaaaaacattatatttctatatagtgggaaataatttatttaggaaaaatagtcaaataaatagtaaaaaacTGAGCAAATaagcaaatattttaaaaagctttgtCACCACTGATGAAAGAATGTTACAACGCATTTACAACCCGCGCCACATTCAAAACCTAAGCCATTCTCCAAGTCTGATGcgtggtgatgatgatgatgtacaATAACTGCTTATATAGCCGTAATGTCACACACTACTACCACTAAACAAACATATTATCTCTCCTAATGTCaactaactttttaaaatatagaagaaaaacacacacttttcaatCCATATTACGCAATAACATCACTGACTCAAAAAGTTCAAGACTACAGCGTATGTTTCTTCAGTGCTTTCTGTTTTGTCCTGCAGTGTGTCTCTACTTGCTGAACACACTGGCTCCAGGAGCTTTGGCAGCAGCAGGCTTCTCCAGGGCCGTCTCTGTCCCCATCCTCACACTGCTGAATACTGACGGAGCCACTTTGCCCATGCGTTCTGAACAcatgtggagacagagaggaaaagagagagagagagagagagagagagagtgagtgctTTAACCAGGTGACTTCTTGTCCTCAATGAGTGATAAGAATTCCACCTGGGTGTCTTTGAGGGATTGATgtgagaacaaaaacaacaagtgTGTCTAGGTAATTTCATGCGTGGTCTTGCGTGTTTACTATTCAACACTCTCAACAGCTGGCTTCTCAACTGAAGTGAGATTTTCATGTCTTTACAGTAAACACTGCCCCTTGATTCCAGGTCACAGGATTTCTTTTAATCCTTTAACTGACcaatatttttacactttgtgaATAATGTCTCAagttggaaaaaagaaaaagtcacatTCTCACAAGTAGTATTCAAAAGGCATCTCTGATTTGTTAGTTGCAGGCTGtgaaagttttatttctatCTTCACCACACACTCAAATCTAGACATAAAATCTGATCTGTGAGACAATATTTATGCAGGTTGGTAAAGTTGAAAGGGCATAAAAGTGAATCTGGGGGAAAGATGTTGGCACTGTCCAACAGTGAGTGGGAGTCATGCAAGTGGAGCAGGGTTGTGTGTAAAGGGTGTTAGTCACTGCAAGCAAGAGCAAATATTCAAGGGCAGCTGCAGATTACTCAGCATTTGAACAATGAGCTAgaagttaattaaaaaaggataaaatatcataatacgAGCAAGAATTAGTCTGGTAGTGAATAGTATTTGGATTGTGTTTGAAAAATCCTTGCTGTTTCCAACTGAGTTTGTCACAACAGGCATTACGGCATGAACACAGCAACATAAAATCCACACATAATAATCATTCGACAACATGCTGGTATCTGCTCGAtggaatatgtttttaaaaactgtcacaagCACACTGTATATAATATTGTGCCATGTTGTACACAAGTGGAAAGTTGGATCACCCCATAATATTTAGCTAGGGTCACATATTTCTATAACACCTCGCATATTGGATCAAACCTACCAGCCTTCAGTCTTAATTGGATGAAAATAATTGAATCCATTAATGACTGTATGAACACACTTCACTGTTACTTTACAGTTTAGTAACCTACACATCGCGCTTCCTGTCGCAGAGTTCAAACGGATTTCCGTAGCGGCAGGCACATGTAAAATTAGGCACGCGTAAATTATCGTACAAATAAGCTAATTATTGTAAATCGGGTAACactaatcagaaaaaaaaaactgtagagTTATGTTAATGTTATGTTTATAAAAGAATGCTGCGGGGCTAATGGCATCTGTCCCTGGTGGTCTAGTGGTTAGGATTCGGCGCTCTCACCGCcgcggcccgggttcgattcccggtcAGGGAACACGTTTTTATCTTAATATTTGTGAATGACGTGTTGATTTTCtaaagaaatggaaaaagttGTACAGTGTTGTTACTATGACTGGATTAATGCTGGATTATGGATATAAATGAATACATAGAAATTGTaattattacattaaaacaagaaatatgtcaataaatgttgaaataaatgaagaaaagaataattaaatatataagtatatgaatcaatataataaaaacatgttgataaTCAATTggtaaataaatacatcaattTATTTCTACAAGGACAAGTAAGAAAACCAATTTTGGAGAAAGATCACATTTGAgagaacagaaagacaaaatatctttacaTATATGTTTACATCTGACATGGCATTAACGTCActtgtgtttcagtgtcagaGGAAACAGCATTAAGAAAAGGCTTTACTCACCACACTCCACCATGACCTCATAGGTCTTACTCTTGACCTCGCCCTTCAGTCCCAGTTTACTGCGGGCTCCTTTCAGGTCCTCCTCCTTCATTGGGGGacgcttcttcttcttcacctcaCCTGGCTGAAATTAAgtaaagaaggaagaaaagattATGACTGTTcaaagtaaaaagaaagaaagcaaatggtGGTAATATTAAAATCTGTAGTAAAACCTGGAGCAGCGTTACATTCAGGTAAATAGTCAAAACAACATATTAGACTTGACCTTACCTGTGACATGGTGATTGATGTTGGGGTATTGATTCAACAGACACTCTTTTCAGTGTGACAGAGTCGCTGCTATTTTTctagtgtgtgtctttgtctccaAACAAGCCTGCCATTATATATAGTCCTGGTCCAGACCCAGTGAGTCAGTCAGACCTGCTACCCTCTTCCCCACTCtgcctgttgtcagtgtgtattATTAGGTGTGACGTGAGGGATGGTACAGCTGGAATGGGTCTCCCATCTTTTACGATAAGCTTACAGGCCAACAGCTGATAATTCAGGACACAACACAAGTGGTTGtctgactcctcctcctctgcccaaCCAACCCAAGCAGAGatacagtctttttttttttcttttttttttttggtctgggACTTGGCACTAAGACGAGTATTGAGAGTGTCCACCACCTGGCAACACCTTCCTGCAGCTCCAGGGGTTGGGACTCTGCCTGCCCATTGCTACAGCTTGATTTAAGCCTGAGGGAATGTCTTTTTGGGCCTTGTAAATAGCATTTCCAGACAGTTAACACAGGGACCAATGAAAAAAGGGCTGAACCAAGAGGAGAACTACCCAAACTGTTCGACTGTCTTGTTTGAGTCACAGGGAAGCCTTTAGCACTTTTCTAATGTGTGTAATAGGCAGCAAGCAGTCTTCAGGTCAAATCCAGACCCATGCAAGATAATTTATTACTGTGTAAAACAGCTGTAATATAATTAACTATCAGAGGACTTGGCATCATAATCTGAAACTGAGGTGTTAGCAGTATGACGATGGACCAGCTGACTCACTATGTTAAAAAGACAAACTTGGTGACACAAAGAGGATCCAGAAAGGCTGCACACCCCTTTCAGCAGTTCTATTGATAAACctctgactgacagaggaaCAGTCTCTAGATGTGATTATCACTACTGAATCTCTCTTTAAGTTGCTGTATTAGCCATCTCCTGTGTATCACAATAAAGTACATGGTTGTGAAGGAGCTTATGAGGCCTCTCCAAGTGCAAGGTTTAAGGTAATGAGCATCTCTTTGATACTTAGTGTTAgggatggaggaaaaaacaagtaCAATAAATGATATGCTTGTGTCAGACAGGAGGTGAAATCATGGCACACGCAGTGAAAGTGATACATGGAAAATTGGCATTTGTCTCACTAAATGAAGCTGATGAGCCAGgatgtcatgtgtttgtttagtgCTTCTGAAAGGATAACTGTCAGTCAGGATGACTCCTGGCGCTAAATGCGTGTCTGTGTATTTCCTTAAGCATTTATAAAGTAGCTATAAGTACCAATTGGAGCTATTTCTGGACACACAATCATGACTGTAGGTCCGGCGGCTCTTATTACAACGGAGTGTCTTCCAAAATAAGGACTGCTCTGTATTTGTCAAAGAGCGACATCCAGTGACGACGCAGAAGCAACGTATACCATTCTCTTTATTCTCATGCCTCATCCTTAAAACTCTTACATCAGTCAGGTGATATCTACAGAATACAGTCCATCGCTGTATTGAGTTTATAAGCAATCGTGGCACGAGTATTTACTACCTTCCCTGGTGGTCTAGTGGTTAGGATTCGGCGCTCTCACCGCcgcggcccgggttcgattcccggtcAGGGAACTACTTTTTCGTTGACACACAGTTAGAAGGTTCCAGTGGCAGACCGTACATTTCACACCTAGACCTTCGCTGATGTgctgtagaaaataaaaaaataaacaatgtagTACAGAAACGCAGTATAACATACTTATATCACAGACAGCATGTCAGGTAGGCAGAACATAATGTTAATTACTTATTACTTACTtaagcaatgctataaaaacccaattaacaaAATTCTATatgtctccaaacactgcactTTACTCACCaaagctgctgattatttgtagaaaTAACTGCTTCTGTGGAGCAaacattctcagccctaaatgaattaaaatttaAGCGGGAAATACGACTGGACAGATGAGACTTTCAGCATTGGCCTCCATGGGGACAGAGAAGGActttgttggaactgagacgcacagGTTAACTCTACAACAGAGCCATTAAACTCCTCTCCCACCATCAGCCATTGTATGTTGAAAAAgcagctattaaatctattcTAGCATATTTTGGCTTGCGCTGGTCGCTATGGATacggtttgctagctctgactAGTATGCTCTCTGACTACCCAATTAGATGTCATGAATATGACATCTAATGATATTATAATGGTCATGAATATGACATCTAATTGTCGTCGGCCCCTGGTCTCTGAACctcgaaatctgattggttaaaggcCCACCACAGAATTCACACTATAGTAAAAAGCAAACGTTGGCTCAACATACTGTAGTTTATCACATCCTTTATTGGAAAAGCAGTTATAATGATACTTTACCTCCACCAGTTGCCTTTTTACTCATCTAGTAGTTTCACTTTGCAAAATACTAAAAGTCCTCTTTGTCCTGGTTGAGCTAAGTTACCATAAGTGCTGCAAGATTCTGTACTTTCCTCCTTTAAAATGCACACTCATTTATTCCTCGCCAACATGCCAAAAACATCATAATGAAATCATCACCAGCACCGTAGTCATCACAGTCAAAGTTTATGTCACTCTCCATTAACTTTAAAGAGAACCAGCACTCACACCAACTACGCACACAAGCATCCAGCACAAGCCAGTGCATACAGGTATAGAGCactgtgtatatat of Lates calcarifer isolate ASB-BC8 linkage group LG12, TLL_Latcal_v3, whole genome shotgun sequence contains these proteins:
- the mustn1b gene encoding musculoskeletal embryonic nuclear protein 1b — its product is MSQPGEVKKKKRPPMKEEDLKGARSKLGLKGEVKSKTYEVMVECERMGKVAPSVFSSVRMGTETALEKPAAAKAPGASVFSK